Proteins encoded by one window of Musa acuminata AAA Group cultivar baxijiao chromosome BXJ2-9, Cavendish_Baxijiao_AAA, whole genome shotgun sequence:
- the LOC135622732 gene encoding proteasome subunit beta type-5-B-like yields the protein MKLDLSGLQSFTSIPGGAVDGLGEDIFAAPSFQLPACSDFDGFQKDAIQMVKPAKGTTTLAFIFKEGVIVAADSRASMGGYISSQSVKKIIEINPYMLGTMAGGAADCQFWHRNLGIKCRLHELANKRRISVTGASKLLANILYSYRGMGLSVGTMIAGWDEKGPGLYYVDSEGGRLKGTRFSVGSGSPYAYGVLDSGYRFDMPVEEAAELARRAIYHATFRDGASGGVASVYHVGPDGWKKLSGDDVGELHYKYYPVAPTPVEQEMTDAPAA from the exons atgaagcttgatcTGAGTGGTCTTCAGTCGTTTACTTCGATCCCCGGCGGCGCCGTCGACGGTCTCGGGGAAGACATCTTCGCGGCCCCTTCGTTCCAACTTCCGGCCTGCTCTGAC TTCGATGGGTTTCAGAAGGACGCGATCCAGATGGTGAAGCCAGCGAAAGGGACGACGACGCTCGCCTTCATCTTCAAGGAAGGCGTCATTGTCGCCGCCGATTCGCGTGCTAGCATGGGAGGATATATCT CTTCTCAGAGTGTTAAGAAAATTATTGAGATCAATCCATATATGCTTGGTACAATGGCTGGAGGTGCTGCAGATTGCCAATTCTGGCACAGGAACTTAGGGATCAAG TGCCGCCTGCATGAACTGGCAAACAAGAGAAGGATCTCAGTCACAGGTGCTTCAAAGCTGTTGGCAAACATACTTTACTCTTATCGTGGAATGGGCCTTTCAGTAGGAACCATGATCGCTGGATGGGATGAAAAG GGGCCTGGATTGTACTATGTTGACAGTGAAGGTGGAAGGCTCAAGGGAACACGCTTTTCAGTTGGGTCAGGAAGTCCATATGCTTATGGTGTTCTTGATAGTGG GTATCGTTTTGACATGCCAGTCGAGGAAGCTGCAGAACTGGCACGCCGAGCCATTTACCATGCAACTTTTCGTGATGGAGCTAGTGGTGGAGTGGCTAGTG TTTATCATGTTGGCCCTGATGGTTGGAAGAAACTTTCTGGAGATGATGTGGGTGAGCTTCATTACAAGTATTATCCTGTGGCCCCAACCCCTGTGGAGCAGGAAATGACCGACGCCCCAGCAGCCTGA
- the LOC135622733 gene encoding zinc finger AN1 domain-containing stress-associated protein 15-like: MARESCNLDQDEAEIFKPSSSSTRSATPPSSPSSSPQPPPSSALPKSCDESTIHRPESPAPAMTVAASSTTKLDEESSKPGEESPTPVRFSNRCSTCRKKVGLTGFRCRCGDLFCGRHRYSDAHECSFDYKALGREEIARANPVIKAAKIIKI; encoded by the coding sequence ATGGCTCGAGAAAGTTGTAATCTTGACCAGGATGAAGCAGAGATCTTCAAGCCCTCATCATCTTCTACCCGTTCTGCTACGCCACCCTCCTCGCCATCATCATCACCCCAGCCGCCACCTTCCTCCGCGCTTCCGAAATCATGCGATGAATCCACCATTCACAGGCCGGAATCTCCGGCCCCAGCGATGACTGTCGCGGCTTCTTCCACGACAAAGCTCGACGAGGAGTCGTCAAAGCCCGGGGAGGAATCCCCGACTCCTGTTAGATTCAGTAACAGGTGCTCCACTTGCCGGAAAAAGGTGGGTCTCACCGGATTCCGATGCCGCTGCGGCGACCTCTTCTGCGGTCGCCACCGttactccgatgcccacgagtgtTCCTTCGATTACAAGGCCTTAGGGAGGGAGGAGATCGCCAGGGCCAACCCTGTGATCAAAGCTGCCAAGATCATCAAGATCTGA
- the LOC135622734 gene encoding serine/threonine-protein kinase OXI1-like — protein MAQPLFQPPPPPPQPVSLDLRDLKALSVLGRGAKGVVFLVRAAASSGEEALALKTVSRSSIERKASSGDAYRRVWLERDVLLALRHPLLPSLRGVVSTDRIVGFAIDRCSGGDLASLRRRQSEKMFSDDVIRFYAAELVLALEYLHGLGIVYRDLKPENVLIQDSGHLMLVDFDLSAKLSSKPLPEQPLKSSPPTAVRRIESMPPGTGMKKKKNTKIKGKKSPRLTGCFSFNAGVSPETVEAPPAPKPPSASTWSSSGKSNSFVGTEEYVAPEIIEGRGHDFAVDWWGLGVVLYEMLYGRTPFRGQNRKETFYRILTKEPELAGDPTPLRDLIRRLLEKDPERRITGEGIKAHEFFRGVVWEQVIQVSRPPFIPTPLPDHWESGDAGSEGLDVERTVDEVSAAKEAAEAKTASGNGAEGVTVSPTADDFSVF, from the exons ATGGCGCAACCGCTATttcagccgccgccgccgccgccgcagccagTGTCGTTAGACCTCCGTGATCTAAAGGCCCTCTCGGTCCTCGGCCGCGGCGCCAAGGGCGTCGTCTTCCTCGTCCGCGCCGCCGCCTCGTCCGGCGAGGAGGCCCTCGCCCTCAAGACAGTCTCTCGCTCCTCGATCGAGCGCAAGGCCTCTAGCGGCGACGCCTACCGCCGGGTCTGGCTCGAGCGCGACGTCCTCCTCGCCCTCCGCCACCCGTTGCTCCCCTCCCTCCGTGGCGTCGTCTCCACTGACAGGATCGTCGGCTTCGCAATCGACAGATGCTCCGGCGGCGACCTCGCCTCCCTCCGCCGCCGCCAGAGCGAGAAGATGTTCTCCGACGATGTCATTCG CTTCTACGCCGCCGAGTTGGTGCTGGCGCTGGAGTACCTCCACGGGCTGGGGATCGTCTACCGAGACCTGAAGCCCGAGAATGTCCTGATCCAGGACAGCGGCCACCTCATGCTCGTCGACTTCGATCTCTCCGCTAAACTCTCCTCCAAGCCGCTGCCGGAACAACCACTCAAGTCGTCACCACCCACCGCCGTCCGCCGCATCGAATCCATGCCGCCAGGCACcggcatgaagaagaagaagaacaccaaGATCAAAGGAAAGAAGTCCCCGCGCCTCACCGGCTGCTTCTCCTTCAACGCCGGCGTGTCTCCGGAGACCGTCGAAGCTCCTCCCGCCCCGAAACCACCTTCGGCGTCGACGTGGTCGTCGAGCGGGAAATCGAACTCGTTCGTGGGCACGGAGGAGTACGTTGCCCCGGAGATCATCGAGGGCAGAGGCCACGACTTCGCGGTGGACTGGTGGGGTCTGGGGGTGGTTCTCTACGAGATGCTCTACGGGCGGACGCCGTTCCGGGGGCAGAACCGGAAGGAGACCTTCTACCGGATCCTGACCAAGGAGCCGGAGCTCGCCGGAGATCCCACGCCGCTGCGCGACCTCATCCGGAGACTCCTCGAGAAGGACCCCGAACGTCGCATCACAGGCGAGGGCATCAAGGCGCACGAGTTCTTCCGTGGGGTGGTCTGGGAGCAGGTGATCCAGGTGTCGCGGCCGCCCTTCATCCCGACGCCGCTGCCGGATCACTGGGAGTCGGGCGACGCCGGCTCCGAGGGGCTCGACGTGGAGAGGACCGTGGACGAGGTTTCCGCTGCCAAGGAGGCGGCGGAGGCGAAGACGGCCAGCGGGAACGGGGCGGAAGGCGTAACCGTTTCCCCCACCGCCGACGATTTTTCAGTCTTctaa